From the Oncorhynchus nerka isolate Pitt River linkage group LG20, Oner_Uvic_2.0, whole genome shotgun sequence genome, one window contains:
- the LOC115103057 gene encoding dnaJ homolog subfamily B member 6-like isoform X2, whose amino-acid sequence MVEYYHILGVQRNASQEDIKKAYRKLALKWHPDKNPENKEEAEKKFKELSEAYEVLSDANKRNMYDRYGKEGLTTNNGGGGGHYHNGDHFNEGFTFRNPEDVFREFFGGRDPFADFFGGDPFGDEFFGGGRRHHRGVSRSRTGGPFFGGFGGFPPFGAGFTAFEPGFTSFGHMGQMGHMGQMGHMGQMGHMGHMGHLGGGGGHGGFTAFSTSFGGGGGGGGGGGGMGNFRSVSTSTKFINGRKITTKRIVENGQERVEVEEDGQLRSLTINGTKPNAAVQQEECRQTVTAHSSSAHASRSPVSHPPHHVKTSSQTSSHSPNPDREEGRSPASGHSENKRKKPMPEPTEDAKKRKT is encoded by the exons GTACAGAAAATTGGCACTAAAATGGCATCCAGATAAAAACCCAGAAAATAAGGAAGAGGCAGAGAAAAAGTTCAAGGAACTTTCTGAGGCCTATGAAGTTCTGTCAGATG CCAACAAGAGGAACATGTATGATCGCTATGGTAAAGAAGGTCTAACAACAAACAACGGCGGAGGTG GTGGACATTACCACAATGGTGATCACTTCAACGAAGGGTTCACGTTCCGCAATCCAGAAGACGTCTTCAGGGAGTTCTTTGGGGGTCGAGATCCTTTTGCTGATTTCTTTG GAGGGGATCCGTTTGGGGATGAGTTTTTTGGTGGAGGGCGGAGGCACCACAGGGGGGTGAGCAGGAGTCGGACTGGGGGTCCCTTCTTCGGGGGATTCGGAGGCTTCCCACCCTTTGGTGCAGGTTTTACAGCATTTGAACCAG gCTTTACCTCTTTTGGACACATGGGTCAGATGGGTCACATGGGTCAGATGGGTCACATGGGTCAGATGGGCCACATGGGTCACATGGGTCATCTGGGAGGAGGCGGCGGCCACGGCGGCTTCACTGCCTTCTCCACCTCCTTTGgcggtgggggtggaggtgggggtggaggtggtgggatGGGCAACTTCCGCTCTGTGTCAACCTCCACCAAATTCATCAACGGCAGGAAAATCACAACAAAAAG AATTGTGGAGAATGGACAGGAACGAGTAGAGGTGGAAGAAGACGGACAGTTAAGATCACTAACCATCAATG GGACAAAGCCTAATGCCGCAGTCCAACAGGAGGAGTGCAGACAAACTGTTACTGCACACTCCTCTAGTGCACACGCCTCCCGGTCCCCTGTTTCCCATCCTCCTCATCATGTAAAGACTTCCTCCCAGACTTCCTCCCACAGTCCCAatccagacagagaggagggaaggagcccTGCTTCAG GACACAGTGAAAACAAGAGGAAGAAACCCATGCCCGAGCCCACAGAGGATGCCAAAAAGAGAAAAACATAA
- the LOC115103057 gene encoding dnaJ homolog subfamily B member 6-like isoform X1 translates to MVEYYHILGVQRNASQEDIKKAYRKLALKWHPDKNPENKEEAEKKFKELSEAYEVLSDANKRNMYDRYGKEGLTTNNGGGGGHYHNGDHFNEGFTFRNPEDVFREFFGGRDPFADFFGGDPFGDEFFGGGRRHHRGVSRSRTGGPFFGGFGGFPPFGAGFTAFEPGPVCTVKLCRGESGFTSFGHMGQMGHMGQMGHMGQMGHMGHMGHLGGGGGHGGFTAFSTSFGGGGGGGGGGGGMGNFRSVSTSTKFINGRKITTKRIVENGQERVEVEEDGQLRSLTINGTKPNAAVQQEECRQTVTAHSSSAHASRSPVSHPPHHVKTSSQTSSHSPNPDREEGRSPASGHSENKRKKPMPEPTEDAKKRKT, encoded by the exons GTACAGAAAATTGGCACTAAAATGGCATCCAGATAAAAACCCAGAAAATAAGGAAGAGGCAGAGAAAAAGTTCAAGGAACTTTCTGAGGCCTATGAAGTTCTGTCAGATG CCAACAAGAGGAACATGTATGATCGCTATGGTAAAGAAGGTCTAACAACAAACAACGGCGGAGGTG GTGGACATTACCACAATGGTGATCACTTCAACGAAGGGTTCACGTTCCGCAATCCAGAAGACGTCTTCAGGGAGTTCTTTGGGGGTCGAGATCCTTTTGCTGATTTCTTTG GAGGGGATCCGTTTGGGGATGAGTTTTTTGGTGGAGGGCGGAGGCACCACAGGGGGGTGAGCAGGAGTCGGACTGGGGGTCCCTTCTTCGGGGGATTCGGAGGCTTCCCACCCTTTGGTGCAGGTTTTACAGCATTTGAACCAG gtcctgtctgtactgtcaaactGTGTAGGGGTGAGTCGG gCTTTACCTCTTTTGGACACATGGGTCAGATGGGTCACATGGGTCAGATGGGTCACATGGGTCAGATGGGCCACATGGGTCACATGGGTCATCTGGGAGGAGGCGGCGGCCACGGCGGCTTCACTGCCTTCTCCACCTCCTTTGgcggtgggggtggaggtgggggtggaggtggtgggatGGGCAACTTCCGCTCTGTGTCAACCTCCACCAAATTCATCAACGGCAGGAAAATCACAACAAAAAG AATTGTGGAGAATGGACAGGAACGAGTAGAGGTGGAAGAAGACGGACAGTTAAGATCACTAACCATCAATG GGACAAAGCCTAATGCCGCAGTCCAACAGGAGGAGTGCAGACAAACTGTTACTGCACACTCCTCTAGTGCACACGCCTCCCGGTCCCCTGTTTCCCATCCTCCTCATCATGTAAAGACTTCCTCCCAGACTTCCTCCCACAGTCCCAatccagacagagaggagggaaggagcccTGCTTCAG GACACAGTGAAAACAAGAGGAAGAAACCCATGCCCGAGCCCACAGAGGATGCCAAAAAGAGAAAAACATAA
- the LOC115103057 gene encoding dnaJ homolog subfamily B member 6-like isoform X3, with protein sequence MVEYYHILGVQRNASQEDIKKAYRKLALKWHPDKNPENKEEAEKKFKELSEAYEVLSDANKRNMYDRYGKEGLTTNNGGGGGHYHNGDHFNEGFTFRNPEDVFREFFGGRDPFADFFGGDPFGDEFFGGGRRHHRGVSRSRTGGPFFGGFGGFPPFGAGFTAFEPGPVCTVKLCRGESGFTSFGHMGQMGHMGQMGHMGQMGHMGHMGHLGGGGGHGGFTAFSTSFGGGGGGGGGGGGMGNFRSVSTSTKFINGRKITTKRIVENGQERVEVEEDGQLRSLTINGKEQLLRLDNK encoded by the exons GTACAGAAAATTGGCACTAAAATGGCATCCAGATAAAAACCCAGAAAATAAGGAAGAGGCAGAGAAAAAGTTCAAGGAACTTTCTGAGGCCTATGAAGTTCTGTCAGATG CCAACAAGAGGAACATGTATGATCGCTATGGTAAAGAAGGTCTAACAACAAACAACGGCGGAGGTG GTGGACATTACCACAATGGTGATCACTTCAACGAAGGGTTCACGTTCCGCAATCCAGAAGACGTCTTCAGGGAGTTCTTTGGGGGTCGAGATCCTTTTGCTGATTTCTTTG GAGGGGATCCGTTTGGGGATGAGTTTTTTGGTGGAGGGCGGAGGCACCACAGGGGGGTGAGCAGGAGTCGGACTGGGGGTCCCTTCTTCGGGGGATTCGGAGGCTTCCCACCCTTTGGTGCAGGTTTTACAGCATTTGAACCAG gtcctgtctgtactgtcaaactGTGTAGGGGTGAGTCGG gCTTTACCTCTTTTGGACACATGGGTCAGATGGGTCACATGGGTCAGATGGGTCACATGGGTCAGATGGGCCACATGGGTCACATGGGTCATCTGGGAGGAGGCGGCGGCCACGGCGGCTTCACTGCCTTCTCCACCTCCTTTGgcggtgggggtggaggtgggggtggaggtggtgggatGGGCAACTTCCGCTCTGTGTCAACCTCCACCAAATTCATCAACGGCAGGAAAATCACAACAAAAAG AATTGTGGAGAATGGACAGGAACGAGTAGAGGTGGAAGAAGACGGACAGTTAAGATCACTAACCATCAATGGTAAGGAACAACTACTGCGACTGGATAACAAGTAA